Genomic DNA from Penaeus chinensis breed Huanghai No. 1 chromosome 21, ASM1920278v2, whole genome shotgun sequence:
atacatatatatatatatatatatatatatatatatatatatatagatagatatatgtacacatttgtatatgtaatacacacacacacacacacacacacacatatatatatatatatatatatatatatatatacatatatatatatataaacacatacacacacatatatatgcatatacaggtatatatatatatatatatatatatatatatatatatatatatatatatatatgtgtgtgtgtgtgtgtgtgtgcatgtgtacacacacacaggcctcgACTTATTTTGTTTTAAGGTACCTTTCTGCAGGACATATGAAATTCACTcacatttgtttttttgaatgGGAATGTAATCTGTCAGTCCTTCAGTATTTTCTAAACCGGTCTTAGGTAgttgcctttttcctttttaagttCTTTGGCCAATGTTTCTGAGTGTCTCATCTTTCCTCAATATCTATTTCAGCCAAAAGTAAAAATACACCTTCCATTGCCTCATATGTGAAGATGAGGCGTCAAAAAACAGTCGTGTCTTTAGCGTAAGCAACACGAGGATGGTTTACCGGATGTATTTGTATTTGGTAAGGATTCACTTTATACTTGTCTCCATTTGGAGAAACTGATCAGGTGGATTGCAGAGCAAGAAAACAGCCAAGGAGGATTCAATTCTATATTTGTAAGCATTAGCCATAACACTTCTTTCTGTAGCTTTATGGTTGGGTGTTGATCATAGTTTTACTTACtcgtatgttatatttatatatgtatttcatgctGTTTATAAGATAGTGACATTCTTTCTATGATATAATTGTATGAATCTGTATTTTTCTTCACGCGAGAGCACAATCACGCAATACTTCGCTGACATGGCAGTTCGGTGCAAATAGGAAGACAGAAGAAGCAGTATCAGGTCACCAAGAAAGCCTATGGGTCACTAAAGAATGTCTGATagggatgaatatatacatagatgcaaagacatttagatagacaaaggtaaataaacagacagacagagacagtaagaggtggatagatatatagatagagaaagacaaacacacacacaaacacacgcagagtgagaaagagagagagagagagagagagagagagagagagagagagagagagagagagagagagagggagggagggagagatatttttattatcaaaaggaTGGAAATAAAATGTATACGAGAAacacttcatttttatttcatgacAGAAAATAATTTTCTTGGATTAACAAGCAATAATGAGAACGATAACTGCGTTCTACACTTTTTTCTTTCAAGctgttgattctttttttttttttttcttcatcagatTTATGCGATCAGGCGCTTGTGCACTGGACTGCTGAAGAGGCGAGTCTGTAATTCTGTTAaaatagcgaaagaaagaaaataaaaggactaATTTAAGAGCATCGACTAAATGCTgtgttgtctatatatgtaattttggACTGACTAGAAGTCTACGTGAAGTGTATTCTAATTAATCTGAGGATCTTATTCCTATTTTAGAAACACATGTAAGCAGacccatatacagacacacacacacacacacacacacacacacacgcacacacacacacacacaccttactgaGGTAATGACGTCAAGAAACATATAGAACCGAAACGTAATTGGTAAAACCTTAATTTATGGATTatgtattatctttcttttaaagTCACGGACTATTAACTACTGAATTAAAGAGATCATACCGCTGATGGCAGTAGAGATGAAGTcataataaaggtaaataaaaggGTCAAAGAGTCTCCTCGACAACACCTACCGCGCTGACAGCATATTCCGGCTGGTAGTAGTCGTAGACCACGACGACGCCCGGCTTGGCCTCCTCGACCTCCAGCTCACGGACCACGCCGAAGTCCGCGCACGCCTCCTCGGCCGAGAGTCCGTCGACGTAGAGGATAACTTTGTTGCCCTTGATGTCGTACTTGGCGAAGACGCCGTTTCTGTCTTTGACAAGGGATTCGAGGTCCTCCTTGAGTGGAGTGTAACCCGATACGAGGGTGACCTCAACGGCGACGAGGTTAGACTGCCTGTTCGGGAGATAGCTCGTGCAGACGTTGATACGACTGCTGTTTGAGCTGCAACTACTATTAGAGTCCGTCCTTACGGTCAGGCtgaagttgttgctgttgtagtgttCCATCACATTGTACTGGACAACTCCCTGGTCGCAGGAAAGGAAATATACAGATATCACCCATTCAAAGTCTAAAACCAATTTAGCACCACAGGTTCATTTTAGATTCTACATAAACTGTGTAGCATGTGTAAAACTGGTATCAAATCACATTATTCCAAAAGGTTTCACAATTTCTTCAGACAACCGATCATTGCCTACATTATTTGTGATAAGAAAGTCATGTGGGTTAAGAATGACGGCAACAAACGGTGTTAACATAGAGCCTTTCAAAGTTTCCCTAATATTCCTCCAGTATTTCCTGGCACAAATTTATTCTTGGGTTAGATTTCTTTTGAGTGGGGGAAACATGAATGTAAAATattcattggaaaaaaaatatataatctggtGATAAACTTTTctgcaagtaaataaataaataaaacgaaatctTGTTGGAGGGTCAAATTGTAAAGgggggaaaaatgagagaaaaaaaaaaaaagtatgaaaaccACTGGATTAGCCGAGGGTCACTATCCTCATATTTACCTTGAACAGAGCACAGCCGCTGCCCGTCATGCTGAGATTCACAGTAACGGGAAGCACAGGGAGATCCAGACGCTGAACACTATAAGAATCCGTTTCATTGAAGATTAGAGTGCGATTCGTGTCTTCTGTTTCTATAGTCGCCTCGACATCAAACTTCATTCGGTCTCTGTCATGGTAAATCAGTGCTCTCACCCCTGTCATCGTATCCTGGAAGAAAATTGTCATTATGAAACACTCAACAAAACGTATAACTAATTAACTTTCTCCCTATGCCTGACAATTCTGGTGCTCTACGAGTTGGTGCTCTATCAGTTAGTCTTCGCACATTAAGTGGGAATACAGATTAATACAAGTATATCATTGAAAGAATGTCAGTATCCTATAAACaacatgaaatacatatataaatgtaacataCGAGTAAATAAAACTATGAATATCATTCAAACTATCATTGAAAGAATGTCAGTATCTTATAAACgacatgaaatacatatataaatgcaacatACGAGTAAATAAAACTATGACCAACACCCAACGAAAAAGCTACGGAAAGAAATGTTATGGCTATTGCTTACAAATACAGAATTGAATCCTCCTTGGCTGTTTTCTTGTTCTGCAATCCACCTGATTAATTTTTCCAACTTTGATTCGAATCGGTCGAACCTCCTCATGATGGCCAGGGCAGCATAGCCCGCCACTTGTACCTCCTCAACTGCCAAAGATTTGAAATAAAGGTTTAAGAGCAACACTGTGGGattcaaatacaaaaacaattattCTAACCTGAGTATCATGACCTGTCTCATTTTCTGATTGCACTCTCAAATTTCAGCTTTTCGGAAACACATTTTTGGACCACGTACTGGCATTTCCCAACTCCCAGTAGATGTGCTTATCTGTTTCAACCGCCTGGGCGAAGAGGTCCTTCAGCATATCTTCTCCTTCACGGTACTGCACGCAAGCCAAGGCATAAGCTTTTATCGCCAGGACGAAGGGATCTGAAGAGACGTGTTTCACAAGGCAATCTCTAGCtcgtgagggggagagggagggcggtccGTCGTGGGCGCTGATTCCTACAGCTATCATCGTGTAGGCCGTGTTGAGGGCGCTGGAAACCTCCCCTGTAGTTTCGTTCTGTGTCGCAAATAAAGTAGTACGTAAAGAGACATGCCTAAGTCCTTAGTGTATCAAGTATTTATTAGTGTATCGAGTATTTATGTACAGGTAAATCAATATAACTAATCATGAATATCTTTgctcattctctattttttttctttttggaacaccattaataatgttatgaatttagttgtttttcttaaaatcttctttcttttgcttttcttgatTGCGAAAGTAGAACGAAGTATGACAGACTCCCATGTTAGGGCATCTTACCCTTAAACTGTCATGAAAGAAGTCGCCCACGTGCCCGAAACATCCGTCTTCACCCTCGCCGATTCTTTGCAACTTCCCCTGCCGGTTCCACACGCTGCGAGTCATGTTGAAGGAGGTctgtgcaatgatgataataacgaggattttagtgataatgatgatgtcggtgatgatgatagtgatgttgttggtgataatgatgatgtttgtgatgatgacagtgatgttggtgataatgatgtgctggtgatgatgataatgatgatcttggtgatgatattgctaatgctggtgatgataatgatgatgtttgtgatgatgatggttttggaaattgatagtgatgatgttgttgatgatagtgatgatgtgatgatagtgacgatggtgatgatattaatgatgatggtgataatgatattgatgatattgatggtagtaataataatgacagtatttatCAGGAAGATAAcctaataagagtaatgatgaaaacaacaaaatcGATGGAATCATACAAATTTTCCGAAAATAAATTCTAATTATGCAAAACACTGTCTACCCCATCTACAGCATTACTCTCACCATCAtgcacaagaacaacaacaaaaacagcaaaagcaCATCAATGGACGCGATGGTCAGGATGTATTAATCATTACATCATTGAAATACAATGAATATTGAATTATTACAGCATCACTCTCACGCACACCACCACatgcaagaacaacaagaaacaaaaaaacaaaaacaagtacagcAATGGACGCGATGGTCAGGGTGTAGGCTGTCATCCACGAGGAGGTCGCTCTGTCACGGCTTGTCAAGGTCGTGTAGGAGGCGTCCTGTAGGCGGTACTGATTCTGGCGCTTGATGGCTGTGGGCGGAAAGGCGGGGCATTAGGGCGGGGCGTTAGGGCGGGGCGTTAGGGCGGGGCGTTAGGGCGGGGCGTTAGGGCGGGACTTTGGGGCGGGGCTTGATAGGGTGTGGGTTGGTCTTCGATGTTGACGAGATTGTAGGGGTGTGGCTGTCTggcggtttgtgtgtttgtcagtctgtgtgtatatatgtgtggttgtgttgtgttgtgttgtgttgtgtgtgtgcgtgtgcgtgtgtgtgtgtgtgtgtgtgtgtgtgcgtgcgtgtgtgcgtgtgcgtgtgtgtttttgtcgttgtgtgtatgtgtgtgtgtgtgtgtgtgtgtgtgtgtgtgagtgtctgtgtgtgtgtgtgtgttttgttgttgtctgtgtgtgtttgtgtgtgttttgttgttatctgtgtgtgtatgtgtagggccGGATGGGTAATGTGAACGTGTAttcataattaataatgaataataataaagaaaagcggCGATCAATGCCTTCAGGGGAGCTCTTATTCTTAACAATAATAttccaaaacaaaaccaaacaaaaaatccTCTTTTCCGAGGGCCATCAACTCACCTTCATTGACTTCCTCGTCAAGTTGAGGAACGTCCACTCTGTTATCGAATATATCGACATGTTGTAAATGGGCGGTCGCGGAATCTGCCAGGCCGTCTATATCGCCTCGGCCATGGAGCAAGAGCGAGTCACGGCCCTGTCAGATAATCACGTTATTAACATATTGACTCAAGACTACAGttatacatttgtttttctttatgtgcGTTACCAATTCACCGAAAAGAcccagtgacaaaaaaaaaaaaaaaaaaaataaaaaaataataaaaaaataaaaaataagtagacGAGATTAAGTTTGCTCCAAAAATGTTCTTAGATTAAACCACTAGTCGTATTCTGAAAGAAACAGCACTCTATATGCAGTTCATCTCTAAATAAACAATACAATcaatccacacacaaaaaataccagTATATAGCCAATCAATACGTTAATAACACTATGAATTAAGCTAATTCGTTAAATAACTACATTTGATATTAATCCCCAGAGAACAAAATTCTCAAGAAACCAACCTCGAAAGGTAGTGCCAGGAAGCTGTTAGTGACGGCAACCCAGGCTTTCACAGAGCCGCCTACAGCTTCTGGGGGCGCGTCCATCTCCCACTGGGGCAAACTCTCGTTCCCGTCACGCACGGCTGAAGGCAAGGCATGAATCACGGAGTCAAACAGGGGTGGAATGCGCGTGTGTGCTGATTTACCTTCGTGAGCTTAGTTTCCTTATGGATAATGTTTGCCTACAGTGTGGTATTATTATGCATGAAATCTCTGTACTTAAATCATCCATTTTTATAGAGTTTCTTACCTAATCCACAGGCGTAGTTGGATaaaactttctctcttttaaatccCTCCGGAAGAACTGTGATGTTCAAAGTGGcgacgtatatatattcactgaaaCAGCCAAAACGATCATATAAAACAGGTATTTTTTTGGAGGGAACCACATATcacacattattgtcattatttgaattattcttattattagtattagcattagtgcaattgctaatcattatcattatcattactatcattaccaccagcattagcattatcgttatcaccatcattatcgttatcatcgtcatcattatcattatcattatcattattatcattattattatcattatcattattatttttcatattatcattattattattattataatcatcataatcattatcattatcatcattattattaattaccattatcattatcactctcattattgtcatcattatcatcatcattgtcattactattatcattattattatcattatcattattgttcggttatcattgtcatcatcatcctcatcatcatcaagtgTGGAGAGCTCGAACTCCTTCGTTACTCCTCTGCCTCTGCGTGTGTGCTTCCCTTGCTCAAAAGCCCTAAACGAAAGGGAAAGCCTCCGCCCTACCTGTCATCCTGCTTTCCTTCGTCACAGGACACGTTCCTTTGCCGCTTCGACCCGACGCCCACCGTGACGGGGACGATACCGAAGGTGTCTGGACGGATCTTAAAGGACTCGACGAGCGTGTCCTTCGAAGGCAAGCAGGCAGTCTTCCCTTCTGTCTGTCCTACGGTTATGTTCTCTATAACCTCCATCGTTAACTGTGAAGGATAGAGAAGGGGTGGGTTAAATCCTTTCCTTTAAAAAAGTGATAGGATTAATGCCGCATTTGAACACActcaaaaaggataaaaaactaaaaaaatcatATCGCACCCAGTCATAGGATTAACGCCGCCACTGAAGAAAATCATATCGTATTCATTGATAGAATTAACGACATATTTGaacgaaaaaaaatcatactgtaCATAGTGCTAGGATTCATGCCGTATACGAAGCACAAGAAAGCGTGAAAGGACTCACGAACAGGCTCTGGTTCATGTTGTTCCGAACGCTGAGCAGGACGGGGAGCGCCTCGCCAAGCACGGCGTGGGACGGCAGAGTGACGTTCAGGGAGAGGGGGTTCCGTGATGAGAAGCCATCGGTGAATCGGGTGATCCTGTCAAAATaatttgtatctgtctgtatctatctatttagctatctgtttagcaatctatacagatataaatatataggtatgtgcacacacacgcagatatatatatgtatatatgtatgtgtgtatatacacatatatatatatatatatatatatatatatgtatatatatatatatatatatatatatatatatatatatatatatatatatatatatgtatataaacactataAATCTTCCAAAACTCTCCATCACTAGTATTGAATTTGTTTACAAGGATTCACGATGCACTTTTTACACAAACTTTGATCTAAACGAGAAACATTAACCGTAGACACTATCAGATAAAACTGCTATATTACCAGAATAATGAATCTTACAACATAACTTTTGCTGcacgatgaaaaaagaaagagaaagaaaaaaaaagaaaaagaatttgcAATATTGCtgcatgatgaaaaaaaaaatgaatttgcaaggaagaagaggaaatatccTAAAAGGGGAATAAAATGTACTTACCCAGCATCAGAGGACGTGAACAGAAACGCGAGAAAAAGCAGTGGTAGGCGCAGCGGGACCATGGCGTCGACAGGCAGCGGCGCAGCACACGTTTGGACGGTCGAGTGTCGACTGACCGACTGAGGCAGCTGCTCTGGACTGCCTGTGGCCTTCCTAGCACCGTCCTTGAGTGTATGCCACGGGAACAGGCGAGCAGTTTCTTTCTCTACccatctgttctttttctttttctgttgtcgtttttctttgtatatttttccttttttctttctttcggaaagaatatttcctcttttttctctagttctttcccactttttctctcttttttttctctcctttcactttaTCCTTATTTCGCTCTTCGTATCAttatctcttcgttttctctctctctctttccttcatttttgctatatttctctcatttttatatcttatacaacctttctctcttccccttcatctatcttcctcttttcgttccttttatttctttcttctctattctcttctcactctgaataacttctttctttcccccgcccttatctctctccctcctttgttaATCGGCGCTCTTACACAGGGATTCGAAGCAGCTGGTAAAGGTGTTTACATCCTTAACGAAAGTCCTTCGAAGAGGTCATCGTCCCAGACAATGTTAACGaaggaacaattacacacacacacatacacatatatatatgtatatatatatttatatatatatacatacatatatatatatatacatatatatatatatacatatatatatatatatatatatatatatatatatatatatatatatatgcatatatacatacacacatacgaacaaacacacaaacacacacacacacacacacacacacacacacacacacacacacacacacacacacacacacacacacacacatacatacacacacacatatatatatatatatatatatatatatttatatatacatatatatatatatatatgtatatatatatatatatatatatatatatatatatatatatatatacatatatacatacacacacacacacacacacacacacacacacacacacacacacacacacacacacacatatacatatatataaatatatatatatatatatatatatatatatatatatatatatatatatatatatttgtacctctgagtgtgtgtgtgtgtaaatataaatatgaatacaaatataaatataaatataaatataagtataaataaaaaatatatatatgtatgtatatgtatatatatatatatatatatatatatatatatatatatatatatacatgtatgtaagtacgtatgcccatagtaatgtatgaatgtgtatgtgtgtgtgtgtgtgtgtgtgtgtgtgtgtgtgtgtgtgtgtgtgtgtgtgtgtgtgtgtgtgtgtgtgtgtgtgtgtgtgtgtgtgtgtgtgtgtgtgtgtatgtgtgtgtgtgtgtgtgtgtgtgtgtgtgtgtgtatgtgtgtgtgtgtgtgtatgtgtgtgtgtgtgtgtgtgtgtgtgtgtgtgtgtgtgtgtgtgtatgtgtgtgtgtgtatgtgtgtgtgtgtgtgtgtgtgtgtgtgtgtgtgtgtgtgtgtgtgtgtgtgtgtgtgtgtgtgtgtgtgtgtgtatgtgtgtgtgtgtctgtgtgtgtgtgtgtgtgtgtgtgtgtgtgtgtatgtgtgtgtgtgtgtgtatgtgtgtgtgtgtgtgtgtgtgtgtgtgtgtgtgtgtgtgtgtatgtgtgtgtgtgtgtatgtgtgtgtgtgtgtgtgtgtgtgtgtgtgtgtgtgtatgtgtgtgtgtgtgaatgtgtgtgtgtgtgaatgtgcgtgtgtgtgtgtgtatgtatgtatgtgtgtgtatgtgcgtgtgtgtgtgtgtgtgtgtgtgtgtatgtgtgtgtgtgtgtgtgtgtgtgtgtgtgtgtgtgtgtgtgtatgtatgtgtgtgtgtgtgtgtgtgcgcacacgcacatgcacatatacagccGCATGACGACAAATAGGGAGGGTGTTATCTACCGAGAAACAAGTAACCTTATGCCCTGTGTTAACCGGCCAGGTATACAaatgccttcacacacacacacacacacagacacacacccacacacacacacatacacacaaacacacacacacacacacacacacacacacacacacacagacacacacacacacacaggctcacacacgCAATCATAGCTCGACGAGAAGCGATGGGCCTTATACGTCGTAAGAACCGGCAAGGTAAGGTAAGTCCCTGACCTTCGTCCCGTCAAGGTGATCCCAACCAGCAACTTGTTCGTGGAAGACCGGCACGACTGGATGATTCCAGATTATTAAAAGAACCCTGTTATTTTCGTATCCAGAAAGCCTGTTACCTTCAGGTCGGAGTGGTTAGCCTATATGCCCAGGCgtaggaaaaataaatgatacacaggaaaggaaaaagaaatgtggTATCTGCACGGCAATTGTTATTTCCATGAATGATATAAATCTGGCGTATCTCTTGTGTCACATCCGAAGTTGAGATTGGAAATGGCCTATTTCCTGAATGCGCATGGCTGAAtttgcctgattttttttctctctataacaCATCACATACTGGATATGATTCCACCAGGTGATATTGCAAAACCGCAGTGATTGAGTAATGGGAACAGAGCAAGCTTTGCAAAATGTAAACCGgatatattgggggggggggggcttttaagagtaaatggatagatatagatgacaCAACCATAGCACAGTTGCgtcctcatatatacatacgtacatgcatacatacatacatacatacatgcatacatagatacatacatatacatatacatacatacatatatatatatatacatatataagtatgtatatgtatttatatgtatgtgtgtgtgtatgtgtgtgtatgtgtgtgtatgtgtttgtatgtgtgtgtgtgtgtgtgtgtgtgtgtgtgtgtgtgtgtgtgtgtgtgtgtgtgtgtaaatatgtccatatatatgtatgtatgtatgtacgcacggaTGTATGTAAGTACTTATACCCATAGGAATGTatggataaatcgataaatatacagaatatatatatatatatatttatatatatatatatttatattatgtatatctatcgatTTTTTCATACATTCCTATGGacccaagtgttagcgcgctgaaccgcggttgattaggaagggcaactaatcaggcatgggtgacactgccatataacctctcaatatctatttgaggcctatgtcctgcagtgaatgaatggctgttaggaaaaaaaaaaaaaaaaaaaaaatatatatatatatatacatatatatatatatatatatatatatatatatatatatatatatatatatatatatatatatatatatacacacacacacatatatatacagaatggatagataaataaatacctgtaataaatagacagctaaatatacagaacagatagacagatctacatacagaatagatagatatatgaatatatagaattgatagatatattctgTTTAATACCCTGAGTCATTACACAGCAAAATCTGGCCTCTCCCATTTCAATCATGTTTGGGAAGATGAACAGCCAAATGCCGCCCACCTACTGGCTAAGGTCTACCTTGATTGGAAGGAGGATTTCAATAACTAAGCGCTTCTTCCGTGgcctgtgtttatgtatttatgtatagatacatacatatacgtgtgaatatataggtataaatagagaaaaaaaaaatataaacacacacacacacacatggatatgtatatattggataAGTCACGGTAGTCGGTGAGCctatcgtagatacgatggtgggttgagaaccgccaacaaagattacctaaccaactactctccTGGGGAAGGTTCATGGGTCAGTCACCCCAGTATAAGGACTCAGCTAACTACATGATGTTAAGTCGGGAAATTTATGAAACTAAGCAAAACGGCGTAAACGGGGTTTCACAAGGTTGTCTTGTAGGATCCGCGCCCGGTAACTGCATTCAAAAGCAGGGATGCTGCGATAGTCATCCTGCGAcagcaaaccaacaaacaaacacaaaaatcacaTCGACTAAAAGATTTAAATCTCAAGTATCTAAAATCGGAACTTGGAACATTCGAAGTTTACACCAAACAGGAAAACTGGACAATATTCTTCACGAGATGGACAGAACGAGTATACAATGTTTAGGTTAGTGCGACGTCAGATGGGAGAACGGAATGAAGGTGGAGATAGACTTATAGattggtgtaaggagaaaaatctggtttaatgtacaccccGGGCGATGATATACGTGGATTAGTCCaggtgatagagccagaaacAAAACTAACTATGTCATGAGTAGTTCAAGATACCGAAACGCAATCAAAATTTCCTGAGCATATCCGGATGCAAACACAAATTCAATTCACGATCCAGGGATTTTTAAAtttagattgtccctcaaaaagtTGATGAAGGCGAGGATTGCTTCCAATTTTGATCTCAGTACATTACTGACCAATCAAAAGTTGCGAGAAAACTTAAAGAAAGGGCAATCTACCAGAGGCTTCTAACCATGACACTGACCATCGTTTTAGCGCCTTCACTGAGAATATCCAAACAGCAGCTGCTAAGACAGTCCCGACAGTCGAAAGGAAGCCCTCATGAAGCTGGTTCCACTCCGAGCTCAAAGGCCTGCTACGAAAACGGcaagtttcaaaacagaacacc
This window encodes:
- the LOC125036446 gene encoding alpha-2-macroglobulin-like; amino-acid sequence: MIEMGEARFCCANHSDLKDGARKATGSPEQLPQSVSRHSTVQTCAAPLPVDAMVPLRLPLLFLAFLFTSSDAGITRFTDGFSSRNPLSLNVTLPSHAVLGEALPVLLSVRNNMNQSLFLTMEVIENITVGQTEGKTACLPSKDTLVESFKIRPDTFGIVPVTVGVGSKRQRNVSCDEGKQDDSEYIYVATLNITVLPEGFKREKVLSNYACGLAVRDGNESLPQWEMDAPPEAVGGSVKAWVAVTNSFLALPFEGRDSLLLHGRGDIDGLADSATAHLQHVDIFDNRVDVPQLDEEVNEAIKRQNQYRLQDASYTTLTSRDRATSSWMTAYTLTIASIATSFNMTRSVWNRQGKLQRIGEGEDGCFGHVGDFFHDSLRNETTGEVSSALNTAYTMIAVGISAHDGPPSLSPSRARDCLVKHVSSDPFVLAIKAYALACVQYREGEDMLKDLFAQAVETDKHIYWELGNAIEEVQVAGYAALAIMRRFDRFESKLEKLIRWIAEQENSQGGFNSVFDTMTGVRALIYHDRDRMKFDVEATIETEDTNRTLIFNETDSYSVQRLDLPVLPVTVNLSMTGSGCALFKGVVQYNVMEHYNSNNFSLTVRTDSNSSCSSNSSRINVCTSYLPNRQSNLVAVEVTLVSGYTPLKEDLESLVKDRNGVFAKYDIKGNKVILYVDGLSAEEACADFGVVRELEVEEAKPGVVVVYDYYQPEYAVSANYRLASSAVQCTSA